ACAGCAcacaaatgattaaataaataaataaatatttcatctaATACCTTATAGTTAGCTTTGCTATAACCTATTATCACTACATGTTACTATCAGGTTTTGTTCAGGGATCAGTTCCCATTTAAGACTTCAAATTTAGCCATTTCATTATTCACTGGCAACTATAGGATAGCCAGTAAGTTTTATCTTACTCTGTCTCTGTGCTCCTCCTTTTTGGCTTTGGCAACTGAAAAAGCTATCAGTTCTGTCACAGATGAATTGAAAGATGCTATCCTAATATTTTCTCTGCATGCCCCAGTCTGCAAGTGGGAGAATATAATACCTTATCTTGAAATAAGGTAACACATTATCAAAAAACTGatttctggtttcttttctttttcattgtgaaATTTTGGTACAAATATCATTCATATTTTCTACTCTTGGTACAAGGAATGTTTCTCTAGTATTAATTAAATAGTACATGGAAAAAGTTGGGGGTTTCTTTTGGAGGAAAGTTTTTAAATAGAgagatgttttaatttcttttaaaaaatgcaaagaggAAATCGTTCTagattgtaaataaaaaatatggtatatactGATTTACTAAATATTATGTTTCAACATTTCCATACACCAGCTACCAATTTATTAAGGACAGGCATCCCCACACCTCTGGACAAAAGGAATATCCTTTACTAAGTAATGGACAATCTTGTCAATAGATTAAAATATGGCCTTTACCTTATTTTAATAGATACTGAAAATCTGGGATTTTCCACTTGGTTTCTTACTTGTTTCACCATATCTTGAACAAGCTCTGGCTTGTTTATTAAGCAAGCTCCATAACCTTCTGCCATTGCCCACCTTTATAGAGCAAACACAACAACAGATAAATTGTAAATAGCTGGAAGATATAATTCTAAAAGCACTGTAAGTGCATCTATTTCTCTATTGAGCAATCTGGAATGCAATCAGATTTTTACAATTCATAGATCCAACATTTCTAAGTGGATCAATATGAGAttaggaaaatatgttcccagatTAAAAAGTACTTAGGAGAGATAgttttatgaaaaaattaaattaaaattcattcGACCAAAAGATTTAAGTATGTGTAATTAATGGCAATTACTTAAGATTTTTTAAGTTCCACATTTGATGTTTATTGTACATAATAAGAACTTTTATTAGTCCTAATAGTAAGATATTTTTGGTTTACAGCATTACAGTACCACTAAACAGCTTATTTAACTCTTCTAATGAGTACACAAATATGTCTAATCTGATTCGGATTATGCTGTACTTAAAACCTTGATTTTATCCTTTGGACACATTTTGAATTACTGACAGATAATCCAGTGTGGCACCAGGAAGGTAGGGATAATATTGTCAAATTAAGTAATCCTATCAGTACCCAGTTACTTAGAGTCAACCAAGTTACTGTGgtatagaaataaaacataattataaGAAGGTGTTCTTATAAAGGAAATTAGGAGAAAACAAATTATGATCACCCATATCAGAGAATCATATATTCTAGAGTAAGTATGTCTGACCTGGCAGTAAAAACACCTTTTAGGTATTGCTATAAACATTAGAGTCTCACATAATTACTTATGGATGAGGTTCAAGGCAGATCCCCACACATCAAAAAAAATCCTGTTGGTGAGGTGAGACAAAACTCACCTCAAAAGTCTATACATTGTTTTAGCCATCAGAACATACCTTTGCACGtatgttcctaaataatctttCCTTATTTAGCGCAAGTGCTTTAACTGTATTTTCCTTACTTTCTAATTCTTGGAAAACTAGAAAGATATTTTACCATGTTCACATAGTTTTTTCTAATCTTTTTGAAAAGTCTTCCAGCTTCTTGAGTTTTACCTCTGAGGGCAACCACAGTTAATGTCTATTCCATTCGCATAAGGACAGACTATACGAGCAGCATCAGATAAAAGTCTTGCATCATTAGCAGCAAATTGAACAATCAAGGGGCAATCACCTGATAAAATGAACAGCTCAACATTAAAatccacagaaacacacacacacacacacacacacacacacacacacacacacacacacacacacacacgagataCCAAACTCTAACATTTGTATAGGATGTAACAGCAATAACTATTTTTAGCCTAAGAGGCACCTGTTCAAATAAGATAGCACTgaaataattctaaatattttaaatcaaacaCAAATGACATttagtgaaaattaaaacaatataaattttgataaaatttaaagtaTAGTACTCTTGACAACAgaccccttttttaaaaaaactttaaaggaattattgatatatactcttatgaagatttcacatgaaaaaacaatgtggttttttcacccatattatcgagtcccccccataggccattgtagtcactgcccatcagtgtattaagatgccacagagtcactatttgtcttctctgtgctacaccgtcttcccatgatctcccccacaccatgtgtgccaatcataatacccctcaatccccttctctccctccccacccgccctcccatacctctcccctttggtaaccgctagtcccttcttggagaacAAACCCCTTTCTTAAAGGTGAGAATTAGCTTATTGTTTTCCAGAGTAAGTTATGTATACCTGTTATTACATTTAAACAAATGTGAACATTTTATATACATTGCTATGCTACTTCTTTCTTCCCCTGATGTACCTGGGAGCTGTGCTCAgaccataattttctttttagtggtatattccactgtatgatgGACCATACTTGTACTTGTAGACTGTTTTTCATTTTGGCTGTGGCTTACATGAATGCTTTTGTGAGTATATTCACAGGGTAAATGCCCAGGAGTGTAACTGCTGGTTAAATATCCAACGTTTTGATACAAAATTTTCTGTCAAAAGAGCCTGCCAGTGTAAACCAGTATGCATGGAAGTTATTGTTTCCTCACAAGTTATCCTATAATCTATCTACATCAAATTGTGTATAATTCTATTTATGGGCTTTCTCTCCATATTCTTTGAACATTTTGCTATGTACAATTTTTTAGTTGTTCCTTTTCTCattatttaaatttctaaaataaagttaCTAGCTCTGCTATCATAAatatcaaaaacatttttttcaggtTTTGGTTTGTCTTTGAGGTTATTTCTGCTCTTTTCTTACAGACAGAAGTTACAAATTTGAATATAGTCAAATGTATCAGAGCTTTCCTAGGTTTTAAAGGACATATTTTCTCACCTTTGGGTTAGTTTTATAAATCCTGGGTGGATGTATTGtaatttttctaagtttttttgAGGACTACCTGTATGAGATTCACAGGGTGTTTGccaaaatgcagatttctgggtATCACCCTAGTTCCACTGACTCAGAATTTCTATGGCAATCCACTGATTTACAGAGTTATCATGGGATAGGAGAATTTGCTTGTTCCTGCAGATGTAGGATGCTTCCCCCTTTGTAACTCAAAGAGTCATAGAATTTCAACTTAACAACCACTTGTTGGTCTAATATATTTTCAGTACTGTGCTAGGAGCTGAGTATGCAAATCAGTAAGAAATAGCTTCAGCCTCAAGGAGCCCACACATAGTCTAGTGGGAAAGAGAGGCATTTAAAAAGCCTATGCTTAAgagagaagacaagaacagaggtTGATCAGGAAAGTTCCTTAGCCACAAACTTTTGAGAGCTGGATTAAGCATGAACTGCTGTTtgccagagagagagggagctggggGACAGGCATGGCTGAGAAGGAAAATCTAGGTAGAGAAGTATGAGAGACTAGGCCATGTTCAGGGATTTAAAATGACTTAGTATTTTTGAAGAATAAAGTCAGTGGGCTGTGGAGAGAAACTAATAGAAGATAAATTGCTGATGTGTTCAGAGGCTAGATCATGAAGAATGATATTCTTATCCACAAGCACTGGAATTCTACTTTCTAGGCTAGTGGTTTTCCTCAGTAGTTTGCAAGCtctgaatcacctggagggcATTTTAAAACGCAGATTGCTGGACCacatccccagagtttctgattcagtaggcctCGGGTGGAGCCTGGGGACCCATTTTTAACCTAACCAGTTTCCAGATGATGCCAATGCTACTCATCTGGGgaatcacactttgagaaccacttctTTAGGCAATGAGAGGTCTAAGAAGAATTTTAAACAGGAAGGAGGTGTAGAAAGGACCCTTTGGGCTGTTTGGAGGGTAGTTTGGAATAATGGGACAAGATTGGATGCAATAAAATAGGAATATAAAAGTCCAGGTAAGAGGATGGGGGCCTTAAGGAAGGCTGACCTTACACTTTGACATGTCATTCATAGTTTGAGGCACtaaataaaaccattaaaaaagttattaaaaacatataaacaagtatgtgattttaaaaataaaacctctgaATTGTGTTGTTTCTGGTAGACAAGatagttgaatttatttttaagttttacaaaGTCACCAAATTCTGGGTTTCACATACCTTGGTTTGTGGTAAATTCACTGTCTCTGGCTTTTATAGATCTGACAAAATCAGCAGCAACTATCATTGGTGTGTAGCACAGATCACAACTGTATTTTCTTACTAGTGTTCTAAAAGCCAACCTGTGAGCATATAAAACCTTAATTAGGTACTTTGGAAACATCATAATCATATTTAGTTCTAAGTTTAATTTagtcaatttttaaataatttaattattaaatatatattagcaGAAAGTCCTGTTTATGGGAAGATAGAGTAGGGGTACTTTTCCCTATTCTTTCTGGCTAGTATAACTAAAAACCCTGGtattatatacaaaataaatataagaactCTGAAAGGTGCAGGGAAGAGAGCAGACTAGACACTGACCTCCTTTAAGACCTGGGTATTGACAATGGTAAGTCCCTGGGTCTTTTTTTTTGCCTCAGATATCCCAGACTTGATGCTGAAGAAATGGCAATGTAGAAATACCAATGGGTGCAGACAAAAACAGCCCCAACAAGTCTACTCTCTCTAACCAAAGGACCAGGaaagaggcagcagagcaagacACAAAACTTTTAATTAACACTGGCTCTACTCCAGCCAAACACCAGAGGAAAAACTGTGGCCCTTCTCCAAAGACAAAATTTGAGTGGGGAGCCAGAACTTCTATCTTCCTAAGTCTGTACTGAGGTTCCCCCACCTCTCTCCACAGGGTGTCAGAGAAGGCTAAGAAAGGAATGGGACTGTAATCCCTGCTGGCCAGTAACAAGGTCCCTCTCAGTGGTATCAGTGGAGACCACATGGGGAGCCTGGACTTCCACACCTACTCTGCATTAGCAAGGCTCCCTGTCCATGTCCACTGTGAGGAGTGTCACAGGATATTTAGTGAGGAGCCAGGACTTTCATCACTGCCCAGCAGTTACCAGGCCACCGCCTGCTTGGGGAGCTGAGACTCAAACCCTGCTCAGCAGTGATGTGGAGCCCCCTGCCACTAAAGCATCAAAGGAGATTAAGTGGGGAACCTGGACTTCTATCTCCACCCGAGAATAATGAGGTAGTGCCTGCTCATCCTTTCCCTGTTGTAGTGATATCAGAAAACATAGTTAAAGCAGAAGGCTCAGTATTCAGAATCAATCAACATAATTCactgtaaagaagaaaaatcatatggttATGTCGATCAGtgtagaaaaagtatttgacaaaacaaTACTCATTCATTGAGAAAAACAGAATAGAGGGGAAGTTTACTAACATAATAAAGAACAtccataaaaaaaaatcctacagctAACATTATTCTTAAAGGTGAAAGACAGAACATTGACCCCCAGATCAAGAACAAAGCAAGGATGGCTGCTTTCATCATTCTTACTCAACACACTGCTAGAACTTCTATTCAGCGTCATAaggcatgaaaaagaaagaaaaggcagatgatggaaaggaagaaataaaactgtccctgtttgcagatgacatgattatctaCACAGATGaacccaaagaatttacaaaaaaaaaaagtcctatagTCTGTAATTTCAGCAAGTTCACAGGATACAAgatgaatatacaaaaataaaatttacttctaTATAACCAGCAATGGACATTGAAACTAAAAGAATAATACCATTTACAATcattaaaaagagaagagaaataattgGGTGTGTTACAAAAGATGTACAGTACtggtatgctgaaaactacacagCAATGATGACAGAATATCAAAGAGGATCTAAATAAATGTAGAGACATACTGTGTTCATAACTTGGGAGATTCAGCACAGTAAGGTATGCAGGTCTCCCCAAATTGATATACATATTTGATACAATTCTGAAGGAAATTCCATCAAGATAGTTTGTAGCTACAGACAAGgtctaaaatttatttggaaaggCAAATGAACTGGAATAGctgaaacaattttgaaaaagaaagagtgACAAGTTACCCaatttcaagacttattatacagctatagtaatcaagactgtgGTATTAATGGAgggacagacacatagatcagcaGAACGTAAACAGAAAATCCAGATAGCCATACAATCTTGCCTAACTGATTTTTGAGAAAGATGCACAAGTAATTCAATAGTGGAAACACACCCATTTCAAGAAATGGTGCTGGAATAATCAGACATCCAAAAGCAGAACAAAAGGAACCTCAGCCTAAGCATTACActtatacaaaaaaattaatttgctcATGTACTTAAACATAAAACATAGAACCAACAATAAGACTTTTAGAAAAGAAATAGGGAAAAATCTTTAGGATCAAGAGTTACACAGAGATTTCTTACACTTGACACAAGCAcaatttacaaaaggaaaaactgataaattagATTTCATCACTAAGTAAGAAACTCTTGCTCCACAAAAGACcttgtcaagagaatgaaaagacaagctacatatggaaggaaatatttgcaaatcacatacttGACAAAAGACCAGTGTCTAGAGTATACAGAGAACTCTCAAAAGCTACAGTGAACGAAAATTCAACAACCCAAATACAAACAAcctgattcaaaaatgggcaaaggacttgaatagacacttatccagagaagatacacaaatggccaataagcacacaaaaagatgttcaatatcactagGTAAACACAAAACTACTATGGAAAATATAAACACACTAgggaaatcaaaactacaatgagataccctTCACACACATTAGGctggctataataaaaataatggaacaaacaaaataacaagtgttggtgaaaatGTTGAGAAACCAGAACTCTTGTGTCCTGCTAGTGGTAATATAAAAATGGTgtagctactgtggaaaacaacAGGGTGGTTCCTCCAGGAACTATAAATAGAATTGCCGtgtgatccagtaattctacttccagGCATATACCCAAAACATTGaaagcaggatctcaaagagatatttatacATCCACGttcatattcatagcagcattgtttacaatagctaaaaggtggaaACCATGCAAGCATGTATCACtgggtgaatggataagcaaaaatgtggtatatacacacaacagattatcattcagccttaaaagggaaggaaattctgatacaggttacaacatagatgaaccgtaagtgaaataagccagtctcaAAAGGACAAAATTGTATAtggttccacttacatgaggtacctagaatagtcaaattcaaagactgagaaagtagaatggtagctGCCACTGTCTGTGTGGTAGGAGGGCATGGGATGCTATTGTTTAATGTACATAGGGTTTCAGTTCTGTAAGATGAAAAGAATTTTAGCAATTAGATGTATTACAAGGTGAATGTACTTAAATGTAAACGTACTACTGAACCATActctaaaaaatgtttaaaatggtaaattttaagttgtgtgtattttaccaattaaaaaaaattaaaagccaattcaacagttaaaaagaagaaaacaatccaattagaatgTTGGCAAAAAACATAAAGACACATTTCCTCAacaatatacagatggcaaataagctcatgaaaagatgttcaacatcatttgctataaaggaaatggaaattaaaactataaggaaataccactgcacacctaTCACATGTCTTAAATTACAAACGGACATTATAAAAAGTCGGTGAGGATGAGAAGAAACTAAATCCCTTATACATTATGGGTGGGAGTGTGAAACagttacagccactctggaaaagttTTGATAGTTTCTTAAAAAACCAAACATACAACTACCGTATGACCCTGTCACCTCAGTCCTGGCAATCTGTTTCAGACAAATGAAGACTCATGTTCACACAAAACCAtgcataaatgtttatatttaatatCCATTGTATCTTTATAGATGGGAGTTATAAGCACTATCATTTTTATAGATAGAAAGTGGAGCTTGGAGAGATTTATTGTTTACTCAGGGCCACACACATACCAAGCAAGTGGTAACACCAGGACTCAAGCCTGGACCATGATGCCAAAGCTAGGTGTGTGAAGATCCTatgtcttaattttaaaaagtggagtATAAAAAGGAAATCACATCTTAGCTCATTAGCTATTTAACAATACTTACTTTGAGTATCGAACCATTGGTGCACAGACTTTCACCAGCTGCCCAGAATGAAACATTTCTAttggatctttttttctttcttggcatATTGTGGTTTGaatgcagtcactcttcatgaatACAGACTTGTTTCAAATCTGAAAAAGGCAATCAGTTTGCATAGAGAAAAGTTACTTTCATTAGATGAATTCCCATCACTCTAAGAATTTCAATGTTAAAACATATGTTCTCCGTCAGGCTTGTGGGCTCAGGATCTTAGCTTTTTTTCACAATATCAACTAAGATGCAACAGAACTCTGCCTCCATTTATAAGTCACATAGTTTTTAGCACACTAAAATCATGACATTTATATTCTCTACGACTTATGGTTGTGTCAAACACCAATAGTTTCAAATTCTACATTTAATTGCATGCAGTAACACTTTCTGCTCAAATTAACAAATGCTCAAGATGTGGGAAAGTACAAGATTTTTTCCTGGTATACCATGTTATGATTTTTCatgttactttttaattttcaatgTTACTTTGGCATTGATAAACCAGGAAATTTGATTTGAATCATTTCATACATAATACTATATATGTCTGGTACTTTGAAATGCACTGTTTTATCCAGGAAAGTTAAATGGCATTATCTGAACAACAGTGTAGTTAGCTTTAAGTAGTTAGCATTCCAGAAAGTATATTGGTATGTGTAATGTTTGCTCTTGTTCTCAAGTCTTATTCCGTATCTGAATCAGAAGACAAACGAACCttatattattttagaaaatttagatGTGGCATTATCTAGTGAAAATTTCACTTATAATCATATAATTGCATCATAAATCATTCTTATATCAAAGAAGTACAAGTGATTAAATTAGGTACTTTACAAGTGCTTTATAGTTGCTATACTTAAAATTCTATCATTTTATACTGCTGGCTTCTTTCCATATTCCAGTTTTTGGCCTTAGTGATTTAGAAGCAGATATGGGCCAATTTCACAAAGATCTAATTGCTCAACATGCAATTTTTTCATTTGGTTAATCCAGAAAGTGCTGATATAAACTAAATATAAATCAATAATTTCAATTTCCTTAGGAAGAAAGTACAGTTGGGATAAGATAAACTAGTTTTATTGATTGCTGTTCAGTCTGAGTTCATAAAAATTTAGACAAAGTTACTagcttatcttttttaaaaaaataagaattcatGATTAGAACAATGTAAACCATATACATGAAGTATAAGTAAGAGAAAGCAAACGATAAATCCTTTTCATGAGTCAAATCTGTTTCTTCTCTTCTGCATTTCATATCCTGGTTGTGCCATCACCGTACACACTGATGCACTAAAGTCTGAAACCTGGAGCTTGTTCTCCACTGCTTCATCTCCAAGTGTGTCAGCCAAGCTCAACCTTTAATTAAATCTTTAGTACATCTTCATTGTCCCACAGTCTCTGTACTCATAACCCCCATCTTGATGACTCAAGACAGTCTTCTCTGAATCCCAGATAGAGCTCATCTTATTTCCCCACTATACTCGTAACACTCCTGTTTTGTGCATTTGCAATTAAGTAGAGTATAATAACATGTGTCTTTTCTTCAGTGTTtgcacatttattcattcaacaaatattaagttCCTGCCACATCTTAGAAATAATGATTAAAATACATTTCCTGTGTCCTTAAAAATGTATTAGA
This is a stretch of genomic DNA from Manis pentadactyla isolate mManPen7 chromosome 7, mManPen7.hap1, whole genome shotgun sequence. It encodes these proteins:
- the DUS4L gene encoding tRNA-dihydrouridine(20a/20b) synthase [NAD(P)+]-like, translating into MKSDCIQTTICQERKKDPIEMFHSGQLVKVCAPMVRYSKLAFRTLVRKYSCDLCYTPMIVAADFVRSIKARDSEFTTNQGDCPLIVQFAANDARLLSDAARIVCPYANGIDINCGCPQRWAMAEGYGACLINKPELVQDMVKQVRNQVENPRFSVSIKIRIHDDLTRTVDLCRKAEATGVSWITVHGRTVEERHQPVHYEAMKIIKESMSIPVIANGDIRSLQEAENVWHITGTDGVMVARGLLANPAMFAGYEETPLKCIWDWVDIAIELGTPYICFHQHLMYMMEKITSRQEKRVFNALSSTSAVLDYLTDHYAI